In Archocentrus centrarchus isolate MPI-CPG fArcCen1 chromosome 1, fArcCen1, whole genome shotgun sequence, the following proteins share a genomic window:
- the spast gene encoding spastin produces MSPCGRIDRKRTCSSAAPPGRGAAGDGAFTGRLGVLLSVICALLAALSLLRGLLRWPWTRHGTTVRALPQADGEPGGVKQRVGSGSPERGERVKSHHRRAFEFISAALRIDEDEEGDKQQAVSWYQRGIAELEKGVAIQISGTGEKYECDRRLQNKMTTNLLMARDRLHSLVEVLSGSGVQTDNCSGPTDSSSHPAPLRSGGAVSRRKDSLNVAPSSRPKHLLKTSCSSPPSSSSSAGGHRSPDLHPSGHLQRPPTHNSSNCKGRTSRHRSQVSSPPSTPVKKRDTKNLKNVDGKLASLILNEIVSSGSSVRFEDVAGQDLAKQALQEIVILPALRPELFTGLRAPARGLLLFGPPGNGKTMLAKAVAAESNATFFNISAASLTSKYVGEGEKLVRALFSVARELQPSIVFIDEVDSLLCERREGEHDASRRLKTEFLIEFDGVQSGSEDRVLVMGATNRPQELDEAVLRRFAKRVYVALPSEETRFKLLKNLLRKHGDPLTHRELSRLARMTEGYSGSDLTSLAKDASLGPIRELRPEQVRNVDVSEVRSICFRDFADSLKKIKRSVSAQTLELYVRWNRDYGDTTAG; encoded by the exons ATGAGTCCCTGCGGAAGAATTGATAGGAAGCGGACCTGCAGCTCCGCGGCTCCGCCGGGCAGAGGGGCCGCCGGTGACGGCGCCTTTACCGGGAGGCTGGGCGTGCTGTTGTCCGTTATCTGCGCCCTGCTGGCCGCGCTGTCCCTGCTCCGGGGGCTCCTTCGCTGGCCGTGGACTCGCCACGGTACCACTGTTAGAGCCCTGCCCCAAGCAGATGGCGAACCCGGCGGCGTGAAGCAGCGGGTCGGCAGCGGCAGTCCGGAGCGAGGCGAGCGGGTGAAGAGCCACCACAGGCGGGCCTTCGAGTTCATCTCTGCGGCGCTGAGGATCGACGAGGATGAGGAAG GAGACAAGCAGCAGGCGGTCAGCTGGTACCAGCGAGGGATCGCTGAGCTGGAGAAAGGTGTCGCCATCCAGATCTCAGGAACAG GGGAGAAATACGAGTGTGACAGACGGCTGCAAAACAAGATGACAACCAACCTGCTCATGGCCAGAGACAGACTGCACAGTCTCG TTGAGGTCCTCTCAGGCTCCGGGGTTCAAACGGACAATTGCTCTGGCCCCACAGACTCTTCCAGCCACCCTGCACCTCTGCGCTCAG GTGGCGCTGTCTCCAGAAGGAAAGACTCTCTTAATGTGGCACCGTCCAGCCGACCAAAGCACCTCTTAAAGACGTCCTGTTCGTCACCACCCTCCTCGTCTTCCTCTGCGGGCGGCCATCGCTCACCCGACCTCCACCCAAGTGGCCACTTGCAGCGCCCCCCCACccacaacagcagcaactgCAAG GGTAGAACAAGTCGACACAGGAGTCAAGTCAGCTCCCCGCCGTCGACACCTGTGAAGAAGAGAGACACAAAGAACCTGAAAAATGTCGATGGGAAGCTCGCCAGCCTCATTCTTAACGAGATCGTCAGCAG CGGCTCGTCTGTGAGGTTTGAAGATGTTGCGGGTCAGGACCTGGCGAAGCAGGCGTTACAGGAGATCGTCATTCTGCCGGCGCTGAGGCCGGAG cTGTTCACAGGTCTGCGTGCTCCAGCTCGAGGGCTTCTTCTGTTTGGGCCACCTGGCAACGGCAAGACGATGTTG GCCAAAGCTGTGGCAGCCGAGTCCAACGCCACTTTCTTCAACATCAGCGCCGCGAGCTTAACCTCCAAATAC GTGGGCGAAGGAGAGAAGCTGGTTCGAGCTCTGTTCTCCGTGGCCAGAGAGCTGCAGCCCTCCATCGTTTTCATTG ATGAAGTGGACAGTCTGCTGTGTGAGCGCAGGGAGGGCGAGCACGACGCCAGCCGACGCCTCAAGACGGAATTCCTCATCGAGTTTGACGGG GTCCAGTCGGGCAGTGAGGACCGGGTTCTGGTGATGGGCGCCACCAACAGGCCTCAGGAGCTGGACGAGGCTGTTCTCAG ACGCTTCGCCAAACGTGTGTACGTCGCTCTGCCGTCAGAGGAG ACTCGcttcaaactgctgaaaaacctGCTGAGGAAACACGGCGACCCGCTGACTCACAGAGAACTGAGCCGGCTGGCCAG AATGACAGAGGGCTACTCAGGCAGTGATCTCACCTCACTGGCTAAAGATGCCTCCCTGGGACCAATCAGAG AGCTGCGTCCAGAACAGGTGAGGAACGTGGACGTCAGCGAG GTGAGGAGCATCTGTTTCCGAGACTTTGCAGACTCTCTGAAGAAGATCAAGAGGAGCGTCAGCGCGCAGACGCTGGAGCTCTATGTCCGCTGGAACAGAGACTACGGAGACACTACGgctggatga
- the LOC115782159 gene encoding NACHT, LRR and PYD domains-containing protein 3-like, translating into MTPGDFLDILEELREKEFDDFKWFLQQDGFLEGLPSIKACQLEKAERQDTVSLMVQTYRLPGAVEVTRKVLERISRNDLLLSLSSLSQTCTPLPQAEGKTGVSDVMVPVPEPHPIMFYQQMLQSNFQDKFMCAQEGWAEDKQCLADIYTELYITAGYDIHINIQHEVRQIEKVWKPGESEKPVQPRDIFKHPSGEYRPIKTVLTNGIAGIGKTFLVHKFVLDWAEQRSNQDVHLIFPFTFRQLNPLKGEKFSLAELIHECIPETVGITEEALNYIFTAVESSGNTNYDKSKFKLLFVFDGLDESRLHLDLHADDIRSADVTKPTKTDVLLRKLISGKLLRPARIWITTRPAAASQIPREFVNSTTEVRGFTDPQKEEYFRKRFKCKEQADKLISHMKASQSLLIMCHIPVFCWITATVLEDVLKTRESGELPKTLTEMYTEFLVFHIDQTKEKYGPEKSIQYIKSLAKLAFHQLEKGNLIFYKKDLSESNIDFNEASVCSGVFTEIFKEERGRKGKDKMFSFVHLSVQEFLAALYVRMSFINSNKNVMPSPPMSLKKLGLLFDRTSSKKIHRISIDRALQSPNGHLDMFLRFLLGLSVQTNQEKLQDLLIKPDSSPETNQETIQYIKEKLSENLFPERSINLLHCLNELNDYSLVEEIQQYLRSGSLSTYELSPAQWSALVFILLSSEKDLDVFELKKYSASASEEAFLRLLPVVRASTKAILSGCNLSERSCETLSSVLSSQSSRLRELDLSNNNLQEVGMMLFSAVLESPHCTLHSLRLTQTSLTEKCCQTLSALLSSQFSSLRELDLSNNNLQDSGVKLLFAEMERHRCTLQVLRLNQTSLTENCCHKLSLVLSSQSSSLRELDLSNNDLQDSGVKLLSAGLSNPDCTLETLRLSGCQISAEGCTSLASALNSNPSHLRKLDLSYNHPGDPGEKLLSAGLEDPHWRLETLWLDHGGEQRLKPGLKKYFCELIPDTNTAHRNLKLSNSNRMVTRVVEQQPYPYHLERFHSFVQMLCTNGTTGRCYWEVEWDGVVDIAVSYRENRNNYERVRFGDNTHSWSLRCSDVGYYVLHNNRGARVSSSTVPDRVAVYVDWPAGTLSFYRVSSDSLIHLHTFNTTFTDLLYPGFWLSHHSSVSLLKIDTHQA; encoded by the exons ATGTGATGGTTCCAGTACCAGAGCCACATCCCATCATGTTTTACCAGCAGATGCTTCAGTCAAACTTCCAGGACAAATTTATGTGTGCACAAGAAGGGTGGGCAGAAGATAAACAATGCCTGGCTGATATCTACACAGAGCTGTACATCACAGCTGGGTATGACATACATATCAACatacaacatgaggtcagacagattgaaaaagTATGGAAGCCAGGAGAATCAGAGAAACCTGTTCAACCCAGAGATATATTCAAACATCCTTCTGGAGAGTACAGACCCATCAAAACAGTGCTGACCAATGGAATTGCAGGAATTGGGAAAACCTTCCTTGTTCACAAGTTTGTGTTGGACTGGGCCGAACAAAGATCCAACCAAGATGTGCATCTGATTTTCCCGTTCACCTTCCGTCAGCTGAATCCACTGAAGGGAGAAAAGTTCAGTTTGGCAGAGCTCATTCATGAATGTATCCCAGAAACTGTAGGCATCACAGAGGAGGCTCTTAATTACATCTTTACAGCTGTGGAGTCATCAGGTAACACCAACTATGACAAGAGCAAATTCAaacttctgtttgtgtttgatggACTGGATGAGAGCCGTCTTCATCTCGACCTTCATGCTGACGACATTCGCTCTGCTGATGTAACAAAGCCAACTAAAACAGATGTCCTGCTGAGGAAACTCATCAGTGGAAAACTGCTACGCCCTGCTCGcatctggataaccacacggcCTGCAGCAGCCAGTCAGATCCCTCGAGAGTTTGTCAACAGCACAACAGaagtcagagggttcactgacccacagaaagaggagtacttcaggaagagattcaagTGTAAGGAGCAAGCTGACAAACTCATCTCCCACATGAAGGCATCACAAAGTCTCCttatcatgtgccacatcccagtcttctgctggatcactgctacagttctggaggatgtgctgaaaaccagagagagtggagagctgcccaagaccctcaCTGAGATGTACACAGAGTTCCTGGTGTTTCATATTGATCAGACAAAAGAGAAGTATGGCCCAGAGAAGAGCATTCAATACATTAAGTCATTAGCAAAACTGGCTTTtcatcagctggaaaagggCAACCTGATCTTCTACAAGAAAGATCTGAGTGAGAGCAACATCGATTTCAATGAAGCCTCAGTGtgctcaggagtgttcacagaGATCTTCAAAGAAGAGCgaggaaggaaaggaaaggacaaaatgttcagctttgtccatctgagtgttcaggagtttctggctgctctttatGTGAGGATGTCATTTattaacagcaacaaaaatgtgATGCCTTCACCACCAATGTCACTGAAAAAGCTTGGACTGCTTTTCGACAGAACATCTTCAAAGAAGATCCACAGGATCTCCATTGACagggccttacagagtccaaatggacacctggataTGTTTCttcgcttcctcctgggtctttcagtGCAGACCAACCAGGAAAAACTACAGGACCTGCTGATAAAACCAGACAGTAGCCCAgagaccaatcaggaaacaatCCAGTACATCAAAGAAAAGCTCAGTGAAAATCTGTTTCCAGAAAGAAGCATCAATCTgctccactgtctgaatgaactgaatgattaTTCTCTAGTGGAAGAGATCCAACAGTacctgagatcaggaagtctctccacataTGAACtatctcctgctcagtggtcagctttggtcttcatcttactttCATCAGAAAAAGATCTGGATGTTTTTGAgctgaagaaatactctgcttctgCTTCAGAGGAAGCTTTTTTGAGGCTTTTGCCAGTGGTCAGAGCCTCCACCAAAGCTAT ATTGAGTGGCTGTAAtctgtcagagagaagctgtgaaactctgtcttcagttctcagctcccagtcctccaggctgagagagctggacctgagtaacaacaacctgcaggaggTAGGCATGATGTTGTTCTCTGCTGTACTGGAGAGCCCTCACTGTACACTACACAGCCTCAG GTTGACTCAAACCAGCCTCACAGAAAAATGCTGTCAAACACTCTCAGCACTTCTCAGCTCCCAGTTCTccagtctgagagagctggacctgagtaacaacaacctgcaggattcaggcgTGAAGCTACTCTTTGCTGAAATGGAACGTCATCGCTGTACCCTACAGGTTCTCAG G TTGAATCAAACTAGTCTTACAGAGAATTGCTGTCACAAGTTGTCAttagttctcagctcccagtcctcgaGTCTGAGAGaactggacctgagtaacaatgacctgcaggattcaggagtgaagctgctcTCTGCCGGACTTAGCAATCCTGACTGTACATTGGAGACTCTCAG gctgtcaggctgccaGATCTCAGCAGAAGGCTGTACTTCTCTCGCCTCAGCTCTGAACTCCAACCCTTCCCATCTGAGAAAGCTGGACTTGAGTTACAATCACCCTGGAGATCCTGGAGAGAAGTTGCTTTCTGCTGGATTGGAGGATCCACACTGGAGACTTGAAACCCTCTG GCTGGATCACGGTGGAGAGCAGAGGCTTAAACCTGGTCTAAagaagt atttcTGCGAACTCATACCAGATACAAACACCGCACACAGAAACCTCAAACTGTCTAATAGCAACAGGATGGTCACTCGTGTGGTGGAACAGCAGCCATATCCTTATCACCTAGAGAGGTTTCACTCCTTTGTACAAATGCTGTGTACAAATGGAacgactggtcgctgttactgggaggttgAGTGGGACGGAGTGGTTGACATAGCCGTGagttacagagaaaacagaaacaattaTGAAAGGGTTCGGTTTGGAGATAATACACACTCATGGAGTCTGAGGTGCTCTGATGTTGGGTACTATGTGCTGCACAATAATAGAGGAGCCCGTGTCTCCTCCTCCACTGTCCCTGATAGAGTAGCAGTTTATGTGGACTggcctgctggcactctgtccttctacagagtctcctctgactcgctgatccacctccacaccttcaacaccacctTCACTGACCTTCTTTACCCAGGATTCTGGTTGTCCCATCATTCCTCGGTGTCTCTGCTGAAGATTGATACACATCAGGCGTGA